One genomic segment of Misgurnus anguillicaudatus chromosome 23, ASM2758022v2, whole genome shotgun sequence includes these proteins:
- the LOC129415604 gene encoding uncharacterized protein produces MLTPGWHNVDHANRSSVKKPKEGANFLGPYTVTFLDGKSADLEDGRGVKFQKINVDHLRLHIEEVPRIPHKLNPSNSVTVASSAPTSTASPPLEPSLASPPLVPLPVSSLVCPPRVPSLASPPPGPSAASPPPGPSPASQPPLLSSESSPPVPSPASLPPVPSPASSPQVPLSESLPPVPSLASLPPVPSLESSPPVPSPAFSPPVSSQAHPPPVPNGIFTPVPSPASPPPVPSPASSPPVPSSASLPPVPSPASPPPVPSTASPPPVPSLASPPPVPSPTYSPQLPSPASPPPVPSPAPQGLHSHLHHHCCLQPAPQ; encoded by the exons ATGTTGACACCTGG GTGGCACAATGTGGACCATGCCAACAGATCATCAGTGAAGAAGCCAAAAGAGGGTG CAAACTTTCTTGGCCCCTACACAGTAACCTTTCTGGATGGCAAAAGTGCCGACCTAGAAGATGGTAGGGGTGTAAAATTCCAGAAAATAAATGTTGACCATTTGAGGTTACATATTGAGGAAGTACCACGCATCCCACACAAACTGAACCCATCAAATTCAGTTACTGTGGCCTCTTCAGCCCCCACCTCAACAGCATCTCCACCACTAGAGCCCTCACTGGCATCTCCACCACTAGTGCCCTTACCGGTATCTTCACTGGTATGTCCGCCACGAGTGCCCTCACTGGCATCTCCGCCACCAGGTCCCTCAGCGGCATCGCCGCCACCAGGGCCCTCACCGGCCTCTCAGCCACCACTGCTCTCATCGGAATCTTCACCACCAGTGCCCTCACCTGCCTCTCTGCCACCAGTGCCTTCACCTGCATCTTCACCACAGGTGCCCTTATCGGAATCTTTACCACCAGTGCCCTCACTGGCCTCTCTGCCACCAGTGCCTTCATTGGAATCTTCACCACCAGTGCCCTCACCGGCATTTTCACCACCAGTGTCCTCACAGGCCCATCCGCCACCAGTGCCTAACGGCATCTTCACACCAGTGCCCTCACCGGCCTCTCCGCCACCAGTGCCCTCACCGGCCTCTTCGCCACCAGTGCCCTCATCGGCCTCTCTGCCACCCGTGCCCTCACCGGCTTCTCCGCCACCAGTGCCCTCAACAGCATCTCCCCCACCAGTGCCCTCACTGGCCTCTCCGCCACCAGTGCCCTCACCGACATATTCACCACAATTGCCCTCACCAGCCTCTCCACCACCAGTGCCCTCACCGGCACCACAGGGCCTTCACAGTCATCTCCACCACCACTGCTGTCTCCAACCTGCTCCTCAATAG